GAATTCTTCTTACAATCGTTTCACACTTCAAAAAAAACCATCGCCGCCATCTGTGCGGCTCCAGCTGTTCTCCGAAAATTTGGAATCATTTCAGGAAAGATTCCCTATACTGCATTTCCCTCCTCCGATGATTTGGCAAATGGAGCTGGTGGAACTTACACAGGAAAACGAATTGAATCCTACCACCATATCCACACAAGTGTTGGTCCAGGCTCTGCGTTTGAATTTGCTTTGTATCTTTTAGAGTTGTTTGAAGGAAAAGAAGTAATGGAAAAAGTGAAACAAGGTCTACAGTTACCTCATTCAGAATGAGAATTTCTTTCGTTGATAAGAGATTGGACCGCCTTTTCCTCTGATTCAAATACTTCTAAGTGGCTTTCCATACCTGTCATTTTAAACACCTTGGCAACAGATCCATGTACACTACATACCTTTAGATTGCCATGGTATTTTTTAAGTTTGTACATGGCAGTCACAAGAGTACCAATTCCAGAACTATCCATAAAGGGAACCTTTTCCAAATTGACAACGATGTCGTATTGGTGTTTGCGCATTTTGTCATCCAAAATGTCTTTCAATTCTTTTGCATTGTACAAATCGACTTCACCTTCAATGGTGATGACTACTACCTGATTGGAAGACGTTTCGTGAATGACCATTTGATTTAAATTTGTACCTTAAAAAGAAATGAAAAGGAAAAAAATTACATTCTAAAGACACCGAAAGGTTTTCTTTCTTCTTTCCTTCTACTTAGGATTGATAATGCCCTTCCTAAAACTTTACGTGTATCCGCTGGATCTATGATTCCATCATCCCAAAGCCTTGCCGAACTATACACTGCAGATGACTTTTTTTCATAATCTTCTAAAATTGGTTTTTTGAAAGTAATTTCTTCCTCTGCTTGGATGGACTCTCCTTGGGCTTCTTTTTGGTCTTTTTTCACAGTCCATAAAACATTGGCAGCTTGTTCCCCTCCCATCACGGAGATACGAGCATTTGGCCACATCCATAAAAATTCTGGTGCAAATGCGCGGCCACACATACCATAATTACCAGCTCCATATGATCCACCAGTAACAATTGTTAACTTAGGAACCGTAGTGGTTGATACTGCATTTACCATCTTTGCACCATCTCGCGCAATTCCATTATTTTCGTATTTTTTTCCTACCATAAATCCAGTGATATTTTGTAGGAAAAGAAGTGGAATCCTTCGTTGGTCGCAGAGTTCAATAAAGTGTGTTGCTTTAAGAGCAGATTCTGAAAACAAAACTCCATGGTTTGCAATGATTCCAACAGGATATCCATAAATTTCTGCAAAACCAGTGACAATCGTAGTGGCATATAGTTTTTTGAATTCATGAAACCTGGATCCATCCACTAATCTTGCGATGATTTCTCTTGGATCATAAGACTTACGAGAATCTCTTTCGATGATTCCATAAATTTCTTCTGTGGGATACAAAGGATCTTCAGTTTCTTTTGGAAGAGTGTGGTTTTTTGTATTTAAATTTTTGATAATGGATCTTGTAATCTCGAGTGCATGGTAATCATCTTCAGCGTAATGATCTGTTACTCCTGAAATACGACAATGAACGTCCGCACCACCTAACTCTTCACCTGTGACAACTTCACCTGTTGCAGCTTTTACAAGTGGTGGTCCACCTAAAAAAATCGTTCCATTTCCCTTTACAATTACCGATTCATCAGACATTGCAGGGATGTAAGCTCCACCAGCAGTGCACGATCCCATAACAACCGCTATCTGAGAGATTCCTTTAGCACTCATCCTGGCTTGGTTATAAAAGATTCTACCAAAATGGTCTTTGTCTGGAAATACTTCGTCTTGCATTGGCAAAAACGCCCCACCTGAATCGACTAAGTAAATACAAGGTAAGGAATTGTTTTCGGCAATCTCTTGCGCACGAACGTGTTTTTTGACAGTGAGTGGATAATAAGTACCACCTTTGACAGTTGCGTCGTTGGCAACAATCATACAGTCGACTCCTTCCACTTTTCCAATGCCTGTGATGATCCCAGCTGATGGAACTGGATCAGGATAAACTCCTTCCGCTGCAAGACCACATATTTCCATAAACTCAGTATTTGCATCGATTAGTTCCGCAATACGTTCTCTTGCAGTGAGTTTTTCTCTTGCTTTATGTTTCTCAAGAGCCTTTTTCCCGCCACCTAACTTTACTTGCTCGATGATTTTGCGAATGGGGACAAGTGTTTCTAAATAAGCAGTACGATTCTGAATAAATTCGGAAGACAAAGGGTTAATTTTTGAAATTAGTCTTTCCATATTAGTCCTTATTTTGTTTAGCAAAATGGAATGTTTTAGTTTTTTTGTGAGAAAAACTATCTACAAAATAATGAAGTTTCTCATAAACAACGGTAGGACATTCTTCCATCGCCAAATGTTTACATGGTAAAAAAACAAGACTACTAGTTCTTAATGTTTCTTTCATATATTCTGTTTGTTTAGGAGATATTCGATAATCTTCTTCTCCCAAATAAATTTGTCTTAGGCCAACAAAGTGTTTGGCTCCTTCTTCAATTTCACGCAAAGCATGAGTAGAACGATCTACATTTCGAATAAATTCCAATGTATTTTTGCGATTTTTACCTTCGAATAACAAGTAATACATCGTTTTCTCCCATTCACCTGTGAAGTGATGGGTTTTTTTCACAAGAAACCATTTATAAAAAAATCGAAGCAAAGGAGGTCTGAATAAAAAAGAAAAAAATTCACCAATGATTGGTAAACGTAGGAAATGTAACGGGAAATAATATCTAAATTTTGGTAAGTTCATGAACCCACCAAAAATGGAAAGGGATTTAAATTGATTTGAATGTTCTTTGAAAGCAAAACATAAAATAGGTAATGCGTAATCATATACTACTACATGTACTTTTTTATCTCCAACCACTTTTTCCAAAAATAAAGGAAGGTAATGGGCTTGTAAGCGGTGCGATAAAGGTCCATCAGGTCTTCCACTAAATCCAGTTCCTAAAAAATCAAGAGCTATCACTCTATAGTGTGTTGATAATAACTCAACAAGCTTACGATAATTATATGAAGTTGTTAAAAAACCAGGCAACAAAAGTATGATGTCATCGCCTTTCCCTTCCTCTAAATAAAAGAAACTCATGCCATCGATGACAACAGATTTACCTGAATTAATGTGTGCCTGTAAACTAGGTGTCATGTTTTACTCCGTACACTTCCCATACAGCTTTCTTAAATATAAATCTTCAAATTCGAATAAGTTCATTCCTCTTCGCGCCATAATTTTTTTAGTATCAAATAAGAACTCTTCTAATCTGTATCGGTCGCCTGGTTTAATCCATGTGAAAGCTGGTATATAACCTTGAACCCTTGTTTCTACAATGTTACTAGCAATATCAAAAACTGTGCCAGTATTTGACATTACACCTATAGCAAGTTTTGTGAATGGACCAATGATAGATCCAAATTTGATTGTGCCTGTATTAACAATGGAATCGCCAATTTTAAGTTTCACAATTCCATAATTGTTCTTTAAATCACTTGTGGTAGACAATGCACCCAAATTAACCCAAGTAGATACAAAACTATGTCCTAAAAAACCTTCGTGGTGTTTGTTGGTATAATCTAAAATAATCGAATTTTCAACTTCACCACCGATGCGACATTGGTTTCCAATCAGAGTTCCACCAGTGATTCTTGCATTGTCAATCTGGCTATTTTTTCCAATAAACAAGGGACCTTCTAAAAAACTAAAAGAAGATATTTTCACTCCATCTTCAATGAGAATTGGGCCATGAGTCGTATCAAAAACAACACCTGGATACACAGTTGCCCCTGAATGGATGTATAAGTGTTTGTCTTTTCCTACGATATGAAATCCTGATTGTTTTGCTTTGTACTTTTGGCGAAATCGTTTCCAATCTTTTTCAATATTCAAAGTATCTTCAATGATCGAAGTCACAGTTCCAAGTAATTCCCAAGGCAAAAAAGAATCGGAACTATAAATTGAATCATAATGATCTAATGTTGCGGGGAATACATGAGGGTAACGATTAAAAATTAAAGTTTCAAATTCCTGGTTTGGACCTTTATAATGAATCTTGGAACCAGGATATTTTCTCTCTAACTTTTCAAGTAGTGTCATTCCACCTAAATTCCATTCAAAAAATGAATGAAACCTTGATAGAGGCTCAATTGACGGATTACGTTTAGAATCGTCGAGTAAAAGATTCACAAACTACTCCACAGTAACTGATTTAGCTAAGTTCCGAGGTTGATCCACATTGCATCCCCTAAGAATTGCTATGTGGTAAGATAATAACTGTAAAGGTATCACTGCAAGTAACGGAACTAGTGCATCTGCAGTCTTTGGAATTTGAAATGTAAAATCTGCCATACTTTGGATTTCAGTATCTCCCTCGGTCACTATGGCAATTACTTTACCTTTTCTTGCTTTAACCTCTTGGATATTGGAGATCACTTTTTCATACGAACTATCTTTTGTCGCAATGAAAACAACTGGCATATCCTCATCAATTAGAGCGATAGGTCCATGTTTCATTTCTGCAGCAGGGTAACCCTCAGCATGAATATAAGAAATTTCTTTTAACTTCAATGCACCTTCCAAAGCAACAGGGAAATTAAATCCACGTCCCAAATATAGAAAGTTAGTTGCTCGATAAAAATGTTCGGAAATATTTCGGATCTCTTCATCTTTGGTAAGAATTTTGGCTACTTTATCCGGGATAGAATCGAGTTCTAATAATAAAGTTTGGTAGTCTGATAATGAAATTGTTCCCTTTTTTAAACCTAAGTAAAGAGCCATCATCGTTATGATAGTGACTTGTGAAGTAAATGCTTTGGTAGAAGCCACACCAATTTCAGGTCCTGCATGTAAATATGCACCTGCGTGTGAAGCACGAGCAATGGAAGAACCCACTACGTTACACACACCAAAAATCAAAGCACCTTTTGACTTCGCAAGTTCGATGGCCGCAAGTGTATCTGCAGTTTCACCGGACTGCGAAATTGCAATTACAACATCTCTTTCTGTAACGATAGGATTTCGATAGCGAAATTCGGATGCATATTCTACTTCCGTTGGGATACGAGC
The Leptospira bouyouniensis DNA segment above includes these coding regions:
- a CDS encoding DJ-1 family glyoxalase III, giving the protein MATKVLIPLCPGFEEMEAIILIDVLRRGNVQVVSASKSKEPIIASRNTIHLSDTIFSEINPNEFDAIVLPGGLNGTKNLMAETEIEFFLQSFHTSKKTIAAICAAPAVLRKFGIISGKIPYTAFPSSDDLANGAGGTYTGKRIESYHHIHTSVGPGSAFEFALYLLELFEGKEVMEKVKQGLQLPHSE
- a CDS encoding STAS domain-containing protein, whose product is MVIHETSSNQVVVITIEGEVDLYNAKELKDILDDKMRKHQYDIVVNLEKVPFMDSSGIGTLVTAMYKLKKYHGNLKVCSVHGSVAKVFKMTGMESHLEVFESEEKAVQSLINERNSHSE
- a CDS encoding carboxyl transferase domain-containing protein, which codes for MERLISKINPLSSEFIQNRTAYLETLVPIRKIIEQVKLGGGKKALEKHKAREKLTARERIAELIDANTEFMEICGLAAEGVYPDPVPSAGIITGIGKVEGVDCMIVANDATVKGGTYYPLTVKKHVRAQEIAENNSLPCIYLVDSGGAFLPMQDEVFPDKDHFGRIFYNQARMSAKGISQIAVVMGSCTAGGAYIPAMSDESVIVKGNGTIFLGGPPLVKAATGEVVTGEELGGADVHCRISGVTDHYAEDDYHALEITRSIIKNLNTKNHTLPKETEDPLYPTEEIYGIIERDSRKSYDPREIIARLVDGSRFHEFKKLYATTIVTGFAEIYGYPVGIIANHGVLFSESALKATHFIELCDQRRIPLLFLQNITGFMVGKKYENNGIARDGAKMVNAVSTTTVPKLTIVTGGSYGAGNYGMCGRAFAPEFLWMWPNARISVMGGEQAANVLWTVKKDQKEAQGESIQAEEEITFKKPILEDYEKKSSAVYSSARLWDDGIIDPADTRKVLGRALSILSRRKEERKPFGVFRM
- a CDS encoding alpha/beta fold hydrolase gives rise to the protein MTPSLQAHINSGKSVVIDGMSFFYLEEGKGDDIILLLPGFLTTSYNYRKLVELLSTHYRVIALDFLGTGFSGRPDGPLSHRLQAHYLPLFLEKVVGDKKVHVVVYDYALPILCFAFKEHSNQFKSLSIFGGFMNLPKFRYYFPLHFLRLPIIGEFFSFLFRPPLLRFFYKWFLVKKTHHFTGEWEKTMYYLLFEGKNRKNTLEFIRNVDRSTHALREIEEGAKHFVGLRQIYLGEEDYRISPKQTEYMKETLRTSSLVFLPCKHLAMEECPTVVYEKLHYFVDSFSHKKTKTFHFAKQNKD
- a CDS encoding GlmU family protein; this translates as MNLLLDDSKRNPSIEPLSRFHSFFEWNLGGMTLLEKLERKYPGSKIHYKGPNQEFETLIFNRYPHVFPATLDHYDSIYSSDSFLPWELLGTVTSIIEDTLNIEKDWKRFRQKYKAKQSGFHIVGKDKHLYIHSGATVYPGVVFDTTHGPILIEDGVKISSFSFLEGPLFIGKNSQIDNARITGGTLIGNQCRIGGEVENSIILDYTNKHHEGFLGHSFVSTWVNLGALSTTSDLKNNYGIVKLKIGDSIVNTGTIKFGSIIGPFTKLAIGVMSNTGTVFDIASNIVETRVQGYIPAFTWIKPGDRYRLEEFLFDTKKIMARRGMNLFEFEDLYLRKLYGKCTE